The nucleotide window GCCCCGGCCATGGGCTCCCAAAGATCCGGTGGTAGCGCCTTGCGCCAGCTAAGCTCTCGCCCCAGCCGGCTCAGCCCGCGATGCGTGGGCAAGATCGCGAAAGCCGGATCCGCGGCGTTGCTCAAGTACAAAAGCCCAAACGCCTGAGCGTCGCCCCTGTCCGGAGCGCGCTCGCGCCAGTAGGCGAGCAGGCTTTCGTACCGATGATGGCCGTCGGCCATGTAGAGCGTCCGCTCGGCCATCGCCGCGCGAAAGCGCGCCAGCACGGCCGGCTCCGTAATGCGCCCCAGACGATGCTCAACCCCATCGAGACAAGCCCGCAAAACGGGCCTCTGAAGGGCCTCCTCCAAGAAGGGCTCTAGCGCGCAATCCGGGTCCTCGTAGAGCGCAAAGGGCGCCTCCAGCATCGTATCCGTAGCGCGCAGCAACCGCAGCCGATCCGTCAGCGGGCCCGGGAAGATGTGCTCATGCGGCCTGATCAGCCCCGACTCCCAAGGCTCCAGCCGCACCCGGGCGAAAAAGCCCAGACGGCGCCTCGGCCGACCATCCGAGAGCGCGAAGCGCTGCTCGTAGGCGTAGAAGGCCGCTTCGGGATCGCGCACGAGCACGCCGTCTCGAATCCAGGCGGCCAGCATCCGGCCTGCGGCCGTGTAGGGATCCGGCCCCTCGGGCAAGATGAGGTGCACGACGTTGTAGGGGTTTTGGGCCAGACGGGCGCGTGCTTCCGGATCGATCACGTCATACGGAGGGGCGATCAGGCGTTCGGCGGGTCCTACGCGGTCCAGATCGTAGCGCAGGGCCCGCAGAGGCCGCACATCCGCCATCAAGGGGCCTCCCGGCGGTAATCTCCGCTCTGGCCTCCGGTCTTGGCCAGAAGCCGCACGGCTTCGATCTCGATGTCTCGCGAAATGCCCTTGCACATGTCGTAAAGCGTAAGCGCGGCCACGGCGGCGGCCGTCAAGGCCTCCATCTCAACGCCCGTCGGCCCGTAGGCCTGCGCGTAGGC belongs to Bacteroidota bacterium and includes:
- a CDS encoding DUF1015 domain-containing protein translates to MADVRPLRALRYDLDRVGPAERLIAPPYDVIDPEARARLAQNPYNVVHLILPEGPDPYTAAGRMLAAWIRDGVLVRDPEAAFYAYEQRFALSDGRPRRRLGFFARVRLEPWESGLIRPHEHIFPGPLTDRLRLLRATDTMLEAPFALYEDPDCALEPFLEEALQRPVLRACLDGVEHRLGRITEPAVLARFRAAMAERTLYMADGHHRYESLLAYWRERAPDRGDAQAFGLLYLSNAADPAFAILPTHRGLSRLGRELSWRKALPPDLWEPMAGAEALGQRLEREPTGLGVLEPDGSAYYVGPASALGRAISEVPEPLNRLPVVVLHELLLRRVLGLSPEQEARYVRYYKQADAVLEALRQGELELGFWLPPLSFADVRRVADAGLRLPQKATFFYPKIPSGLLFCPLE